From one Salinibacterium hongtaonis genomic stretch:
- a CDS encoding pilus assembly protein TadG-related protein — protein MQPSTLLTLRSETGSTLLLTIFYSMLSLTLVLLITAASSLYLERKRLLSLADGAALVGAEAFDLTQIASSTTGPRVTLTQADVATAVNDYLAAVPHTFENLAVERAEPVDGRGATVALSAYWRPPMLSLLVPEGLRIEVEANARSVIG, from the coding sequence ATGCAGCCGAGCACGCTGCTCACCCTGCGCAGCGAAACAGGGTCGACCCTGCTGCTCACGATTTTCTATTCGATGCTGAGTCTCACGCTGGTCCTGCTCATCACGGCGGCCAGCTCCCTCTATCTGGAACGGAAACGCCTGCTTTCCCTCGCCGACGGGGCGGCGCTCGTCGGTGCTGAAGCCTTCGACCTCACCCAGATCGCGTCCTCGACTACTGGACCTCGGGTAACACTCACGCAGGCGGATGTAGCGACCGCCGTCAACGACTATCTTGCGGCTGTGCCGCACACCTTTGAGAATCTTGCGGTTGAGAGAGCCGAGCCCGTCGACGGTCGCGGCGCGACGGTCGCCCTCTCGGCGTACTGGCGGCCTCCCATGCTGTCGCTCCTTGTCCCCGAGGGGCTCCGCATCGAGGTCGAGGCGAACGCCCGCAGCGTCATCGGCTGA